The proteins below are encoded in one region of Girardinichthys multiradiatus isolate DD_20200921_A chromosome 19, DD_fGirMul_XY1, whole genome shotgun sequence:
- the lclat1 gene encoding lysocardiolipin acyltransferase 1 isoform X1, whose protein sequence is MSQMAVSVRGLYFIITLFLGSFFGSIVMLGPVLPLMLLSPAWYRWITDRIVATWLTLPVSLLELVFGVKVVITGDGFIPGERSVIIMNHRTRLDWMFLWCCLLRYSYLRLEKICLKAALKAVPGFGWAMQVACFVFIQRRWEMDKKHLENMLDYFCDIREPLQLLLFPEGTDLTENTRAKSDEFAVQNNLPKMEYVLHPRTTGFTFIVDRLRKGENLDAVHDITVAYPKNIPQTERHLILGQFPREIHFHVRRYPVSSLPSSSSELESWCRERWAEKEIRLRDFYSGQPRAFDRDGITRVPPCKSELRVALIKAASLLYWSSFIAFCFTGLWLWSSFRFYVLVVALVYTVQQKLAGGLELLELACHGYWKSMCEQEKVSDRKMQ, encoded by the exons ATGTCGCAA ATGGCTGTGTCTGTGCGGGGCCTCTACTTCATTATTACACTATTTTTAGGTAGTTTTTTTGGAAGTATCGTCATGCTGGGTCCAGTTCTGCCGCTCATGCTGTTATCTCCCGCTTGGTACCGGTGGATTACAGATCGAATCGTTGCGACCTGGCTCACCCTGCCTGTG TCTTTGCTAGAGCTGGTGTTTGGGGTCAAGGTGGTGATCACAGGGGATGGCTTCATTCCTGGGGAGCGAAGTGTGATTATCATGAATCACCGCACCCGTCTAGACTGGATGTTTCTTTGGTGTTGTCTGCTCAGGTACAGCTACCTTCGCTTGGAAAAGATCTGCCTCAAGGCTGCTCTCAAGGCCGTGCCCGGCTTCG GTTGGGCAATGCAGGTggcctgttttgttttcatccagCGTCGCTGGGAGATGGACAAGAAACATTTGGAAAACATGCTGGACTACTTCTGTGACATCAGAGAGCCtctgcagctgctgttgttCCCCGAGGGGACAGACCTCACAG AGAATACAAGAGCAAAGAGTGATGAATTTGCAGTGCAGAACAACCTTCCCAAGATGGAATATGTGCTTCATCCCCGCACCACCGGGTTCACCTTCATCGTGGACAGACTAAGAAAAG GAGAAAACCTGGATGCCGTCCATGATATAACAGTGGCATACCCCAAGAACATCCCTCAGACAGAACGTCACCTCATTTTGGGACAATTCCCTCGCGAGATCCACTTTCATGTCCGTCGCTATCCAGTGTCTTCACTCCCCTCCTCGTCTTCAGAGTTGGAGTCTTGGTGTCGAGAGCGCTGGGCTGAAAAGGAGATCCGTCTGCGGGACTTCTACTCAGGCCAGCCCCGGGCCTTCGACAGGGACGGCATTACACGAGTGCCTCCTTGTAAGTCAGAGTTGCGAGTGGCTCTGATCAAAGCTGCCTCACTGCTGTACTGGAGCAGCTTTATCGCTTTCTGTTTCACAGGCCTGTGGCTCTGGTCTTCGTTCAGGTTCTATGTCCTGGTTGTGGCTTTAGTGTACACAGTCCAGCAGAAGCTGGCTGGAGGGCTGGAGCTGCTGGAGTTGGCTTGCCATGGATATTGGAAGTCCATGTGTGAGCAGGAAAAAGTgtcagacagaaagatgcagtAG
- the lclat1 gene encoding lysocardiolipin acyltransferase 1 isoform X2: MAVSVRGLYFIITLFLGSFFGSIVMLGPVLPLMLLSPAWYRWITDRIVATWLTLPVSLLELVFGVKVVITGDGFIPGERSVIIMNHRTRLDWMFLWCCLLRYSYLRLEKICLKAALKAVPGFGWAMQVACFVFIQRRWEMDKKHLENMLDYFCDIREPLQLLLFPEGTDLTENTRAKSDEFAVQNNLPKMEYVLHPRTTGFTFIVDRLRKGENLDAVHDITVAYPKNIPQTERHLILGQFPREIHFHVRRYPVSSLPSSSSELESWCRERWAEKEIRLRDFYSGQPRAFDRDGITRVPPCKSELRVALIKAASLLYWSSFIAFCFTGLWLWSSFRFYVLVVALVYTVQQKLAGGLELLELACHGYWKSMCEQEKVSDRKMQ, translated from the exons ATGGCTGTGTCTGTGCGGGGCCTCTACTTCATTATTACACTATTTTTAGGTAGTTTTTTTGGAAGTATCGTCATGCTGGGTCCAGTTCTGCCGCTCATGCTGTTATCTCCCGCTTGGTACCGGTGGATTACAGATCGAATCGTTGCGACCTGGCTCACCCTGCCTGTG TCTTTGCTAGAGCTGGTGTTTGGGGTCAAGGTGGTGATCACAGGGGATGGCTTCATTCCTGGGGAGCGAAGTGTGATTATCATGAATCACCGCACCCGTCTAGACTGGATGTTTCTTTGGTGTTGTCTGCTCAGGTACAGCTACCTTCGCTTGGAAAAGATCTGCCTCAAGGCTGCTCTCAAGGCCGTGCCCGGCTTCG GTTGGGCAATGCAGGTggcctgttttgttttcatccagCGTCGCTGGGAGATGGACAAGAAACATTTGGAAAACATGCTGGACTACTTCTGTGACATCAGAGAGCCtctgcagctgctgttgttCCCCGAGGGGACAGACCTCACAG AGAATACAAGAGCAAAGAGTGATGAATTTGCAGTGCAGAACAACCTTCCCAAGATGGAATATGTGCTTCATCCCCGCACCACCGGGTTCACCTTCATCGTGGACAGACTAAGAAAAG GAGAAAACCTGGATGCCGTCCATGATATAACAGTGGCATACCCCAAGAACATCCCTCAGACAGAACGTCACCTCATTTTGGGACAATTCCCTCGCGAGATCCACTTTCATGTCCGTCGCTATCCAGTGTCTTCACTCCCCTCCTCGTCTTCAGAGTTGGAGTCTTGGTGTCGAGAGCGCTGGGCTGAAAAGGAGATCCGTCTGCGGGACTTCTACTCAGGCCAGCCCCGGGCCTTCGACAGGGACGGCATTACACGAGTGCCTCCTTGTAAGTCAGAGTTGCGAGTGGCTCTGATCAAAGCTGCCTCACTGCTGTACTGGAGCAGCTTTATCGCTTTCTGTTTCACAGGCCTGTGGCTCTGGTCTTCGTTCAGGTTCTATGTCCTGGTTGTGGCTTTAGTGTACACAGTCCAGCAGAAGCTGGCTGGAGGGCTGGAGCTGCTGGAGTTGGCTTGCCATGGATATTGGAAGTCCATGTGTGAGCAGGAAAAAGTgtcagacagaaagatgcagtAG